A window of Pedococcus aerophilus contains these coding sequences:
- a CDS encoding LuxR C-terminal-related transcriptional regulator, whose product MLTPCVGRDDVLERLRLLLGSHRWVTLTGAPGCGKTLVARHVAAASTTVWVTGHAHPTAAILVTACLDALGAEVAPGDSTTSALKRALDGRDLLLVLDGVDSIDGLGEILDEVVEDAETFRLLCTATTVAGRSHENVLRLHPLPVPTAAMPLEGPAVELLLARVAAAGGHTVDIAQHDHTLRRLLRASGGLPSLIEQLAVQIALIGVSDVAPVGTMAQAVRGSYDLLDEDQRRCFRRLAVVGRPVGLDALADICEVSRPAAVQLASALARRSLVEVQSDGRFDMLPPLREVGRELARGTVDETGAMEGLLRWVDRTIPAGYFTGAGDAAWLAEVQLVAAAVRHAAAHDERRPEAYDLANRAFSALYTAMRARDAVDLLEAVLDSGDGPAGIGSQLARRAGICASEVRGTYEGLRLLDRAEQHASGLDDGARSLEFARNAAIRAEMHLDAGNLAQARSDAERTLLLGQRDPYVVRQVRRTLMDVCVSSGDLAEAERLGALIVDAPPADELWIALSARTLQAKAAWEQGRLVEAESLALYALAKAKELREDRIALLADVVVRLVTRRPGEPLDVDIESLPWAVRVCVQLQDARDLLAAGELTRAAGRAADTVVLADSAKLGRDGVEGRLLVADSLMAMGDPTQARPSYLSALRRAGEVPMPLRAADALDGLAASAEPGTAAYRQLTGAAAALRVPRAAVGRSRPGVPYAAGSPRDCPPTWVASGHLTREGLAAVTALAPGEEPEVTSPLGVLTKAERAVAELVAEGLTSRQIAEQLFVSPRTVDAHLSHIFRKLEISTRAKLAALMAEVA is encoded by the coding sequence GTGCTGACACCGTGTGTGGGGCGCGACGACGTTCTCGAACGCCTCCGGCTGCTCCTCGGGAGCCACCGGTGGGTGACGCTGACCGGCGCCCCCGGCTGCGGGAAGACGCTCGTCGCCCGGCACGTGGCGGCGGCCTCGACCACGGTCTGGGTCACCGGTCACGCACACCCCACCGCCGCGATCCTCGTCACCGCCTGCCTCGACGCCCTCGGCGCCGAGGTCGCCCCGGGCGACTCGACGACCTCGGCGCTCAAGCGGGCCCTCGACGGCCGCGACCTGCTCCTCGTCCTCGACGGCGTCGACTCGATCGACGGCCTCGGGGAGATCCTCGACGAGGTGGTCGAGGACGCGGAGACCTTCCGGTTGCTGTGCACGGCCACGACCGTCGCCGGCCGATCCCACGAGAACGTCCTGCGGCTGCACCCCTTGCCGGTCCCGACCGCAGCGATGCCGCTCGAGGGGCCCGCGGTCGAGCTGCTCCTCGCCCGGGTGGCCGCCGCCGGTGGCCACACCGTCGACATCGCCCAGCACGACCACACCCTGCGCCGCCTCCTGCGGGCCAGCGGCGGGCTGCCGTCCCTCATCGAGCAGCTCGCGGTCCAGATCGCCCTCATCGGGGTGAGCGACGTGGCACCGGTCGGCACGATGGCGCAGGCGGTGCGCGGCTCCTACGACCTGCTCGACGAGGACCAGCGCCGGTGCTTCCGCCGGTTGGCCGTGGTCGGTCGTCCCGTCGGCCTCGACGCCCTCGCCGACATCTGCGAGGTGTCGCGGCCCGCCGCGGTGCAGCTCGCCTCGGCCCTCGCGCGCCGCAGCCTCGTCGAGGTGCAGTCCGACGGTCGGTTCGACATGCTCCCGCCGCTGCGCGAGGTCGGCCGCGAGCTCGCCAGAGGCACGGTCGACGAGACCGGCGCGATGGAGGGGCTGCTGCGCTGGGTGGACCGCACCATCCCTGCCGGCTACTTCACCGGGGCCGGCGACGCCGCCTGGCTGGCAGAGGTGCAGCTCGTCGCCGCAGCGGTCCGCCACGCTGCCGCTCACGACGAGCGACGCCCCGAGGCGTACGACCTGGCCAACCGCGCCTTCTCAGCGCTCTACACCGCCATGCGGGCCAGGGACGCGGTGGACCTGCTCGAGGCGGTGCTCGACAGCGGCGACGGACCCGCGGGCATCGGCTCCCAGCTGGCCCGCCGAGCGGGGATTTGCGCCTCCGAGGTCCGCGGCACCTACGAGGGTCTGCGCCTCCTGGACCGCGCCGAGCAGCACGCGTCGGGTCTGGACGACGGCGCCCGCAGCCTCGAGTTCGCCCGCAATGCGGCCATCCGCGCGGAGATGCACCTCGACGCCGGCAACCTCGCACAGGCGAGGTCCGACGCCGAGCGCACCCTGCTGCTCGGCCAGCGCGACCCGTACGTCGTGCGCCAGGTGCGGCGCACCCTCATGGACGTGTGCGTCTCCAGCGGTGACCTCGCCGAGGCAGAGCGGCTCGGCGCCCTCATCGTCGACGCCCCTCCGGCCGACGAGCTGTGGATCGCCTTGTCGGCGCGCACCCTCCAGGCCAAGGCGGCGTGGGAGCAGGGCCGGCTCGTGGAGGCGGAATCCCTTGCCCTGTATGCCCTGGCGAAGGCCAAGGAGCTGCGCGAGGACCGCATCGCGTTGCTCGCCGACGTCGTGGTCCGGCTGGTCACCCGGCGTCCCGGCGAGCCCCTCGACGTGGACATCGAGAGCCTGCCCTGGGCGGTCCGCGTCTGCGTCCAGCTGCAGGACGCGCGCGACCTGCTGGCTGCGGGCGAGCTCACCCGGGCCGCCGGCCGGGCTGCCGACACGGTGGTGCTCGCCGACAGCGCCAAGCTCGGTCGCGACGGCGTCGAAGGGCGGCTGCTCGTGGCCGACTCACTGATGGCCATGGGTGACCCGACGCAGGCCCGGCCGTCCTACCTGTCCGCGCTGCGTCGTGCCGGTGAGGTCCCGATGCCGCTGCGGGCCGCCGACGCGCTCGACGGCCTGGCCGCGTCCGCGGAGCCGGGCACGGCGGCATACCGGCAGCTCACGGGGGCAGCGGCAGCGCTGCGGGTGCCCCGCGCCGCCGTGGGCCGGTCCCGCCCGGGGGTCCCGTATGCCGCGGGCTCGCCTCGCGACTGCCCGCCCACCTGGGTCGCCTCCGGACACCTCACCCGCGAAGGGCTTGCGGCGGTGACCGCCCTCGCCCCCGGCGAGGAGCCCGAGGTCACCTCGCCGCTGGGCGTGCTGACCAAGGCGGAGCGCGCGGTCGCCGAGCTGGTGGCCGAGGGCCTCACGAGCCGACAGATCGCCGAGCAGCTGTTCGTCTCGCCGCGGACGGTGGACGCGCACCTCTCGCACATCTTCCGCAAGCTCGAGATCAGCACCCGCGCCAAGCTCGCGGCCCTGATGGCCGAGGTGGCGTGA
- a CDS encoding ABC transporter substrate-binding protein: protein MKLSRITLTIATAAALLATAACGNSGGDPLAPSSTSGSGSAAAGGIIVGSADFPESALLAEIYAGALEAKGVKVTKKLNIGAREAYIPALQDGSIDLIPEYTGVLTQYFNKDAKATDSEGVYTELKAAVPDTLAVLDKSAAEDKDALVMKKSRADELGVKSIADLKGKSQDLVIGGPPEWKTRLTGIPGFKKFYGLEFKQFRPLDAGGPLTLQALKNGQIDAGDLFTTDPSIAENDLIALEDPENMYAAQNVVPLITKSKSNPTIEGALNAVSAKLDTATLSALLKEVVSDKKDADTVAKDFLSKNGLG, encoded by the coding sequence GTGAAGCTGAGTCGCATCACCCTGACCATCGCCACCGCTGCGGCCCTGCTGGCCACCGCGGCGTGCGGCAACTCCGGGGGCGACCCGCTCGCCCCCAGCAGCACTTCCGGTTCGGGCAGCGCTGCCGCCGGCGGCATCATCGTCGGCTCGGCCGACTTCCCCGAGAGCGCCCTGCTCGCCGAGATCTACGCCGGTGCCCTCGAGGCCAAGGGCGTCAAGGTCACCAAGAAGCTCAACATCGGTGCCCGCGAGGCCTACATCCCGGCCCTCCAGGACGGCTCGATCGACCTGATCCCCGAGTACACCGGTGTGCTGACGCAGTACTTCAACAAGGACGCCAAGGCGACCGACTCCGAGGGCGTCTACACCGAGCTCAAGGCAGCCGTCCCCGACACCCTCGCCGTGCTCGACAAGTCCGCGGCCGAGGACAAGGACGCGCTCGTCATGAAGAAGTCCCGCGCCGACGAGCTCGGCGTGAAGTCGATCGCCGACCTCAAGGGCAAGAGCCAGGACCTCGTCATCGGCGGCCCGCCGGAGTGGAAGACCCGCCTCACCGGCATCCCCGGCTTCAAGAAGTTCTACGGGCTGGAGTTCAAGCAGTTCCGTCCGCTCGACGCCGGTGGCCCGCTCACCCTGCAGGCGCTGAAGAACGGCCAGATCGACGCCGGTGACCTGTTCACCACCGACCCGAGCATCGCGGAGAACGACCTCATCGCGCTCGAGGACCCGGAGAACATGTACGCGGCGCAGAACGTCGTCCCGCTGATCACCAAGAGCAAGAGCAACCCGACCATCGAGGGTGCACTCAACGCGGTGTCGGCCAAGCTCGACACCGCCACGCTGTCCGCGCTGCTCAAGGAGGTCGTCTCCGACAAGAAGGACGCCGACACCGTCGCCAAGGACTTCCTGTCCAAGAACGGCCTCGGCTGA
- a CDS encoding ABC transporter permease: MINDILSWFADPANWSGESGVPHRLLQHLGYTAVSLLVAALIAIPVGLAIGHTGRGRFLAINIAGAARAIPSLGLLYLMVLWLFPKLAGDSALVVPSIIVLIVLAIPPIMAGAYAGVEGVEPAARDAAKGMGMTGMQVLRQVEVPCAAPLIFSGLRSATLQVVSTATIAAVAGTGGLGRYLIDGQKLSDYEQMAAGALLVGGLALLLDLILSIVQRTVVSPGLGGGRGSGRRGSSRGRAGAGAAARTGTSGNTPVDVEIDSSGRTVDAPAR; the protein is encoded by the coding sequence ATGATCAACGACATCCTCAGCTGGTTCGCCGACCCGGCCAACTGGTCCGGTGAGAGCGGCGTCCCCCACCGACTCCTCCAGCACCTCGGCTACACCGCCGTCTCACTCCTCGTGGCCGCCCTCATCGCCATCCCCGTCGGGCTCGCCATCGGTCACACCGGCCGAGGGCGGTTCCTGGCCATCAACATCGCCGGAGCGGCCAGAGCCATCCCCAGCCTGGGCCTGCTCTACCTCATGGTGCTGTGGCTCTTCCCCAAGCTGGCCGGCGACTCCGCCCTCGTCGTGCCGTCGATCATCGTGCTCATCGTCCTGGCGATCCCGCCGATCATGGCCGGTGCCTACGCCGGTGTGGAAGGCGTCGAGCCTGCCGCGCGCGACGCCGCCAAGGGTATGGGCATGACCGGCATGCAGGTGCTGCGCCAGGTCGAGGTGCCGTGCGCCGCGCCGCTGATCTTCTCCGGCCTGCGCTCGGCCACCCTCCAGGTGGTCTCGACGGCCACGATCGCCGCCGTCGCCGGCACCGGCGGTCTGGGCCGCTACCTCATCGACGGCCAGAAGCTCTCGGACTACGAGCAGATGGCGGCCGGCGCGCTGCTCGTGGGTGGTCTGGCCCTGCTGCTCGACCTCATCCTGTCCATCGTCCAGCGCACGGTCGTCTCGCCCGGGCTCGGCGGCGGACGGGGCAGCGGACGCCGCGGTTCGTCCCGCGGCCGCGCAGGGGCCGGAGCCGCAGCACGGACGGGCACTTCCGGGAATACCCCTGTCGATGTAGAGATTGACTCCAGCGGGCGTACCGTTGACGCCCCGGCCCGTTGA
- a CDS encoding ABC transporter permease, translated as MTWFLDHLDDVQARTLQHIYLAGLPLLIGLLLALPLGWLARRFPRLYVPFTAGFGLLYTIPSLALFVLLPPIIGTKILDRENVVVGLTLYTVALLVRTVADGLGSVPDDVQQAATAMGYTRVKRFFAIELPLAVPVISAGLRVAAVSNVSIVSVASVLGIPQLGLFFTDGFNRQFYDPLVVGIVACVVLALLFDGVIVAATRAFTPWLRATGARA; from the coding sequence ATGACCTGGTTCCTCGACCACCTGGACGACGTGCAGGCCCGGACACTGCAGCACATCTACCTCGCGGGCCTGCCCCTGCTCATCGGCCTGCTGCTGGCCCTGCCCCTGGGCTGGCTGGCGCGGCGCTTCCCGCGGCTCTACGTCCCCTTTACCGCCGGTTTCGGCCTGCTCTACACGATCCCCAGCCTCGCGCTGTTCGTCCTGCTCCCGCCCATCATCGGGACCAAGATCCTCGACCGGGAGAACGTCGTCGTCGGCCTGACGCTCTACACCGTCGCGCTGCTGGTCCGCACCGTGGCCGACGGCCTCGGCTCGGTCCCGGACGACGTGCAGCAGGCCGCCACGGCCATGGGCTACACGAGGGTCAAGCGGTTCTTCGCCATCGAGCTCCCGTTGGCGGTGCCGGTGATCTCGGCCGGACTGCGGGTCGCTGCGGTCAGCAACGTCAGCATCGTCAGCGTGGCCAGCGTGCTCGGGATCCCCCAGCTCGGGCTCTTCTTCACCGATGGCTTCAACCGCCAGTTCTACGACCCCCTCGTGGTCGGCATCGTGGCCTGCGTCGTCCTCGCCCTCCTCTTCGACGGGGTCATCGTGGCGGCGACCCGCGCGTTCACACCCTGGCTCCGGGCGACGGGAGCGCGCGCATGA
- a CDS encoding ABC transporter ATP-binding protein, with product MIVFDGVTKQYPDGTVAVDELSLEAPTGQITVLVGPSGCGKTTSLRMINRMITPTSGTITLDGKDTKRMKEAELRRGIGYVIQHAGLFPHRTVLDNVGTVPRLLGMDRRETEKRSMELLERVGLDPAFAKRYPAQLSGGQQQRVGVARALAADPPVMLMDEPFSAVDPVVREQLQDEFLRLQSELGKTIVFVTHDIDEAIKLGDQVAVLRVGGKLAQIAEPAYLLSHPVDDFIADFVGRDRGYRALSFQKTPRLPLASERTVAMGETVSGVDSDWVLVVDEGNRPLGWVEPRRISGEVTSEVLHRGGTVARASGPLRAALDAALSSPSRRGVIVDDAGALVGTVRAHEVLTAIEETDRPELEDPQRPGAARASHESSGA from the coding sequence ATGATCGTCTTCGACGGTGTGACCAAGCAGTACCCGGATGGCACCGTGGCCGTCGACGAGCTGAGCCTCGAGGCGCCCACCGGGCAGATCACGGTCCTCGTCGGCCCCTCGGGCTGTGGCAAGACGACCTCGCTGCGCATGATCAACCGGATGATCACCCCCACCTCCGGCACGATCACGCTGGACGGCAAGGACACCAAGCGGATGAAGGAGGCCGAGCTGCGCCGCGGCATCGGCTACGTCATCCAGCACGCCGGGCTGTTCCCGCACCGCACCGTCCTCGACAACGTCGGCACGGTGCCCCGACTGCTCGGCATGGACCGCCGCGAGACCGAGAAGCGCTCGATGGAGCTGCTCGAGCGCGTCGGCCTCGACCCGGCCTTCGCCAAGCGCTACCCCGCCCAGCTCTCCGGCGGCCAGCAGCAGCGCGTCGGTGTCGCCCGTGCCCTCGCCGCGGACCCGCCCGTGATGCTCATGGACGAGCCGTTCAGTGCCGTCGACCCCGTGGTCCGCGAGCAGCTCCAGGACGAGTTCCTGCGCCTGCAGAGCGAGCTCGGCAAGACGATCGTCTTCGTCACCCACGACATCGACGAGGCCATCAAGCTCGGCGACCAGGTGGCCGTGCTGCGGGTCGGCGGCAAGCTGGCCCAGATCGCCGAGCCCGCCTACCTGCTCTCGCACCCCGTCGACGACTTCATCGCCGACTTCGTCGGTCGTGATCGTGGGTACCGTGCCCTGTCCTTCCAGAAGACCCCGCGCCTGCCCCTCGCGTCGGAGCGCACCGTCGCCATGGGGGAGACCGTCAGCGGCGTCGACTCCGACTGGGTCCTCGTCGTGGACGAGGGCAACCGTCCGCTCGGCTGGGTCGAGCCCCGCCGCATCAGTGGCGAGGTGACCAGCGAGGTGCTGCACCGCGGCGGCACCGTCGCCCGTGCCAGCGGGCCGCTGCGCGCTGCCCTCGACGCAGCGCTGTCGAGCCCCAGCCGACGCGGCGTCATCGTCGACGACGCCGGCGCCCTGGTCGGCACGGTGCGCGCCCACGAGGTGCTCACCGCCATCGAGGAGACCGATCGCCCCGAGCTCGAGGACCCCCAGCGTCCCGGGGCCGCCCGGGCCAGCCACGAGTCGTCAGGTGCCTGA
- a CDS encoding aromatic amino acid ammonia-lyase, whose translation MDHSLRLDGSSLDLDGLLLAAAGAPTSTDPEALARAEASHRLAATISAERPVYGRTTGVGAAREESTDSTVDHGLRLLRSHAAGWGAVVPDHVVRAALAVRANQLLAGGSGASPELASALAALVGAPSADLPVVHRYGSLGTGDLTSLAEVGLALIGERDRVGGHRSADLALSSADALPLMSSNAFAIAETGLHAASLHALARAADTVCALSFVALRGNAEAVSTTAADATPFHGAREVARVLRELLDGQPGEPAHLQDFFGLRTWPQVHGPVLDTVTDLKAVVETAANTASENPLFTVSEDGGRVTHHGGFHAAYLVLAVDSTLLALTRSAQAVQSRVSHVLTDSASGLPLFLSDATAGSSGVLIAEYVAASALSTIRGHASTPSSVQTAGVSAGIEDDASFAGMAAVRLGEATAAYRRMLAVELVCAVRALRMRGVAPVGELAVALARCEGLPSGFEDRDLSPELVIAERIVEGYAVSTPQER comes from the coding sequence GTGGACCACTCCCTGCGGCTGGACGGCAGCAGCCTCGACCTCGACGGACTCCTCCTGGCAGCAGCGGGTGCCCCCACCTCCACCGACCCCGAGGCCCTTGCCAGGGCTGAGGCCTCGCACCGGCTCGCCGCCACGATCAGCGCCGAGCGCCCTGTCTACGGGCGCACCACCGGTGTCGGTGCGGCGCGCGAGGAGAGCACCGACTCGACCGTCGACCACGGCCTGCGGCTGCTGCGGTCGCACGCCGCCGGCTGGGGTGCCGTGGTCCCCGACCACGTCGTGCGGGCGGCCCTGGCCGTCCGGGCGAACCAACTCCTCGCCGGTGGCAGCGGCGCCAGTCCCGAGCTGGCGAGCGCCCTGGCCGCACTCGTCGGTGCGCCGTCCGCCGACCTCCCGGTCGTCCACCGGTACGGGTCCCTCGGCACCGGCGACCTGACCTCCCTGGCCGAGGTCGGCCTCGCCCTCATCGGCGAGCGCGACCGGGTCGGCGGCCACCGCAGCGCCGACCTCGCCCTCAGCTCGGCCGACGCGCTCCCCCTCATGTCGTCGAATGCGTTCGCCATCGCCGAGACCGGGCTGCACGCAGCCTCCCTGCACGCCCTCGCCCGCGCGGCCGACACGGTCTGCGCGCTGAGCTTCGTCGCCCTGCGCGGCAATGCCGAGGCGGTCAGCACGACGGCCGCCGACGCCACGCCCTTCCACGGTGCCCGCGAGGTCGCCCGCGTGCTGCGCGAGCTGCTCGACGGCCAACCCGGCGAGCCGGCGCACCTCCAGGACTTCTTCGGCCTGCGCACCTGGCCTCAGGTCCACGGTCCGGTCCTCGACACGGTCACCGACCTCAAGGCCGTCGTCGAGACCGCCGCCAACACCGCCTCGGAGAACCCGCTCTTCACCGTCAGCGAGGACGGCGGGCGGGTCACCCACCACGGCGGTTTCCACGCTGCATACCTCGTCCTGGCGGTGGACTCGACGCTCCTGGCCCTCACGCGCTCGGCGCAGGCGGTGCAGTCACGGGTGAGCCACGTGCTCACCGACTCGGCGAGCGGGTTGCCGCTGTTCCTCTCGGACGCGACGGCGGGCTCGTCGGGGGTGCTCATCGCCGAATACGTTGCGGCGTCGGCGCTCTCGACGATCCGCGGTCACGCGTCGACCCCGTCGAGCGTCCAGACCGCGGGGGTGTCGGCGGGCATCGAGGACGACGCGTCGTTCGCCGGGATGGCGGCGGTACGGCTCGGCGAGGCCACGGCGGCCTACCGCCGGATGCTCGCGGTCGAGCTCGTGTGCGCCGTGCGGGCCCTGCGCATGCGCGGGGTCGCCCCGGTGGGTGAGCTCGCCGTGGCGCTGGCGCGGTGCGAGGGCCTGCCGTCCGGCTTCGAGGACCGCGACCTGTCCCCCGAGCTCGTCATCGCCGAGCGCATCGTCGAGGGGTATGCCGTGAGCACCCCTCAGGAGCGCTAG
- a CDS encoding alpha/beta hydrolase, translating into MPAARLLWPTEVENPRAIVLVLHGGRSKGRGPVRPWQGAVLRMAPFAKAVGRAGEGEVAVAELRYAVRGWNGAEASPLADTRLALEQIAAKYPGVPIGLLGHSMGGRVALHLADDERIHAIVALAPWVEGPDQPRWHPDLHLLVLHGSLDRMTSAKASRAMATAMERLGADVTYERVENDTHAMLRRAGYWHERSADYLVQHLLVEPYDAGHQADVRVSRDERRSR; encoded by the coding sequence ATGCCCGCCGCCCGCCTGCTCTGGCCCACCGAGGTCGAGAACCCCCGCGCGATCGTCCTCGTCCTGCACGGTGGTCGGTCCAAGGGTCGTGGTCCGGTGCGTCCGTGGCAGGGAGCGGTGCTGCGTATGGCGCCCTTCGCCAAGGCCGTGGGTCGCGCCGGTGAAGGGGAGGTGGCCGTCGCCGAGCTCCGCTACGCCGTGCGCGGATGGAACGGTGCCGAGGCCAGCCCGCTCGCCGACACGCGCCTTGCGCTGGAGCAGATCGCGGCGAAGTACCCAGGCGTCCCGATCGGCCTGCTCGGCCACTCGATGGGTGGCCGCGTCGCCCTGCACCTCGCCGACGACGAGCGGATCCACGCCATCGTCGCGCTGGCCCCGTGGGTCGAGGGCCCGGATCAGCCGCGCTGGCACCCCGACCTGCACCTGCTCGTCCTGCACGGTTCGCTGGACCGGATGACGTCGGCCAAGGCGTCCCGGGCGATGGCCACCGCCATGGAGCGACTGGGCGCGGACGTCACCTACGAGCGCGTGGAGAACGACACCCACGCCATGCTGCGCCGGGCCGGCTACTGGCACGAGCGCTCCGCCGACTACCTCGTCCAGCACCTGCTGGTCGAGCCCTATGACGCCGGCCACCAGGCCGACGTGCGCGTCTCTCGGGATGAGCGCCGGTCCCGCTAG
- the dcd gene encoding dCTP deaminase — protein sequence MLLSDRDIKAEIDAGRVVLDPWDPEMVQPSSVDVRLDRFFRLFDNHKYPYIDPAEDQPDLTRLVEVERGEPFVLHPGEFVLGSIYEAVTLPDDVAARVEGKSSLGRLGLLTHATAGFVDPGFTGHVTLELSNVATLPIKLWPGMKVGQLCFFRLSSPVENPYGSAKYGSHYQGQRGPTASRSFQSFRATDV from the coding sequence GTGCTGCTCAGCGACCGTGACATCAAGGCCGAGATCGACGCCGGACGGGTCGTCCTCGACCCGTGGGACCCCGAGATGGTCCAGCCGTCGAGCGTGGACGTGCGACTCGACCGGTTCTTCCGGCTGTTCGACAACCACAAGTACCCCTACATCGACCCCGCCGAGGACCAGCCCGACCTGACCCGCCTCGTCGAGGTGGAGAGGGGCGAACCGTTCGTGCTGCACCCGGGGGAGTTCGTCCTCGGGTCGATCTACGAGGCCGTCACCCTCCCCGACGACGTCGCGGCTCGCGTCGAGGGCAAGTCCAGCCTCGGTCGCCTCGGCCTGTTGACCCACGCGACCGCCGGCTTCGTCGACCCCGGGTTCACCGGCCACGTCACCCTCGAGCTGAGCAACGTCGCCACCCTCCCGATCAAGCTGTGGCCGGGCATGAAGGTCGGCCAGCTCTGCTTCTTCCGCCTCTCCTCCCCGGTCGAGAACCCCTACGGCAGCGCCAAGTACGGCTCGCACTACCAGGGCCAGCGTGGCCCGACGGCGAGCCGCTCGTTCCAGAGCTTCCGCGCCACCGACGTCTGA
- a CDS encoding low temperature requirement protein A codes for MSALNLIPLVRRMGPRDPHEAHRVASPLELFFDLVFVVAIASAAAELHHGLSAAHYEAILGFSLVFFAIWWAWMNYAWFASAYDCDDVVYRLLTFAIMAGSLLLAAGVPDLFDDGQSIAVVTGYAVMRLAMVALWLRVARGDTPHRTTAMTYAVGITVVQVLWIARLALHGDGVLYATFGLLVLAEVAVPVVAEQRGGATPFHPHHIAERYGLFTIIVLGEVILASVQAIQGVLAEPAAAGSNAGHGVLPAAEGGGGSGLTPGLVLLAVGGLLIVFSLWWLYFKRDHVDLIGQGRTMTWVYSYAHVLVFAAVAAVGAGLAAAVDVVQHDAVASSRAIAFALAVPVAVYALVLAALHAAADRDPRTAVPAVALSVAVLLVAALGLDMPLAVLLIGLAMAGAVAQHVVVAQRRLAGAAT; via the coding sequence GTGAGCGCCCTCAACCTCATCCCGCTCGTCCGGCGCATGGGCCCGCGCGACCCGCACGAGGCGCACCGCGTCGCCTCGCCCCTCGAGCTGTTCTTCGACCTCGTCTTCGTCGTCGCCATCGCGAGTGCAGCCGCCGAGCTGCACCACGGCCTGTCGGCGGCGCACTACGAGGCGATCCTCGGCTTCTCGTTGGTCTTCTTCGCCATCTGGTGGGCGTGGATGAACTACGCGTGGTTCGCGTCCGCCTACGACTGCGACGACGTCGTCTACCGCCTGCTGACCTTCGCGATCATGGCCGGTTCGCTCCTGCTCGCGGCCGGGGTGCCGGACCTGTTCGACGACGGCCAGTCCATCGCCGTCGTGACCGGGTATGCCGTGATGCGCCTCGCGATGGTCGCCCTCTGGCTCCGTGTGGCCCGGGGAGACACCCCCCACCGCACGACCGCGATGACCTATGCCGTCGGCATCACCGTGGTGCAGGTCCTCTGGATCGCGCGGCTGGCCCTGCACGGCGACGGCGTGCTGTACGCGACGTTCGGGCTGCTCGTCCTCGCCGAGGTCGCCGTCCCCGTGGTCGCGGAGCAGCGCGGCGGAGCGACGCCGTTCCACCCCCACCACATCGCCGAGCGCTACGGCCTGTTCACGATCATCGTCCTCGGTGAGGTCATCCTCGCCAGCGTCCAGGCCATCCAGGGCGTCCTGGCCGAGCCGGCCGCCGCGGGCAGCAACGCAGGGCACGGAGTGCTCCCGGCGGCCGAGGGCGGCGGTGGGTCGGGACTCACCCCCGGCCTGGTCCTGCTGGCAGTCGGCGGCCTGCTCATCGTGTTCTCGCTGTGGTGGCTGTACTTCAAGCGGGACCACGTCGACCTCATCGGCCAGGGGCGGACGATGACCTGGGTCTACTCGTACGCGCACGTGCTCGTCTTCGCCGCAGTGGCAGCCGTCGGGGCGGGGCTGGCCGCTGCCGTCGACGTGGTGCAGCACGACGCCGTGGCGTCGTCGCGAGCCATCGCCTTCGCGCTCGCGGTGCCCGTCGCGGTCTACGCCCTGGTGCTCGCAGCCCTGCACGCCGCTGCTGACCGCGACCCCAGGACGGCGGTCCCCGCCGTGGCCCTCTCGGTCGCCGTGCTCCTCGTCGCTGCCCTCGGTCTCGACATGCCGCTGGCCGTGCTGCTCATCGGCCTCGCCATGGCCGGCGCAGTCGCCCAGCACGTCGTGGTCGCCCAACGGCGACTCGCCGGAGCCGCGACCTGA